GCACCATTCTTGTTAAATCGTATAAACGCTCTAAACGCTGAACATGCAAATAAGGTGGGTTAATAGGGTATTTTAATGGATCGTTAAGAATTTCTTCGTATTCAGTTTCTGAAATTTCTAAACGTGCAGCTAATTTGTCTAAGAATTTTTTTTCTTCAGGATGTACAATTCCATCCGCTAAAGCTACACGGACAATAGCTGAAAAGTGACCTTTGTTTCTTTGTTTGAATTCGCTATCAAATAAATCTGAAAATGACATAATTATAGTTTTTTTATCCCACAAAGATAAATTTTATTTTAAATTATTAATTTTAAAGTTCTCATAAAATTTAACTTATTTTTATTCGTTGTTTAGAGAATGGACTTTATTGGTTTTTCAAAATAAATCGTAAGTTTACAACCCCTAATCAATTAATATTATTGCCCCTATGTCAGATTTTTGGATTTATTTTCAAATAGGATTGAAGCATGTTCTGAATATTCACGCTTATGATCACGTTCTTTTTTTAATAGCATTAACTACGCCATATTTGTTTAAAGACTGGAAACGTATTTTGTTGTTAGTTTCTGTTTTTACAGTAGGTCATACAATGGCTTTATTGCTTTCGGTTTACGGAATTATTGCTATAAAAGTTAATATAGTAGAGTTTTTAATTCCGATTACGATTTTAATAACGGCTGTTTTTAATCTTTTTACAGCAGGGAAAGCATCTAAGAATGATGGTGTAAATTTGATCTTTTTTGTGACCTTGTTTTTTGGGATTATACACGGACTTGGATTTTCAAATTATTTTAAGACTATTT
This window of the uncultured Flavobacterium sp. genome carries:
- a CDS encoding TerB family tellurite resistance protein yields the protein MSFSDLFDSEFKQRNKGHFSAIVRVALADGIVHPEEKKFLDKLAARLEISETEYEEILNDPLKYPINPPYLHVQRLERLYDLTRMVHVDHHLEDQQEVMLRKLGIALGFTPSNVNYIIAKALSLVDKKVDGDTFVYEMQHMHK
- a CDS encoding HupE/UreJ family protein — its product is MSDFWIYFQIGLKHVLNIHAYDHVLFLIALTTPYLFKDWKRILLLVSVFTVGHTMALLLSVYGIIAIKVNIVEFLIPITILITAVFNLFTAGKASKNDGVNLIFFVTLFFGIIHGLGFSNYFKTILGGSPTSKLLPLGEFALGIEAAQLVVVFVVLILSYIVQTVFRFSKRDWALVMSAFIIGVVVPMIIESPIWNR